Proteins encoded in a region of the Salminus brasiliensis chromosome 2, fSalBra1.hap2, whole genome shotgun sequence genome:
- the washc3 gene encoding WASH complex subunit 3 isoform X1: MDEDGLPIVGSGVDLTKVPAIQQRRVVAFLNQFIVHTVRFLNRFSTVCEEKLATISLRIQQIETTLSILEAKLSSIPGLEDVTVDGVSQRASTETNGPAVGSSGTAASNVPSSPPEGRSPCRACQKQTKKDKLYGVSAPTQGQEGPQEPKKEAVEDNVITVAKDPRYARYLKMVQVGVPVMAIKNKMLLEGLDPSLLDSPDAPVPDGSKKVTEEQDDDSSGSESSFSD; encoded by the exons GTTCCTGCAATCCAGCAAAGAAGAGTCGTCGCTTTCCTCAATCAGTTCATCGTCCACACGGTCAGGTTCCTCAACCGGTTTTCCACTGTCTGTGAGGAG AAACTTGCAACGATATCTTTACGGATTCAGCAGATTGAAACAACACTCAGCATCTTGGAAGCAAAG CTGTCCTCAATTCCTGGCCTGGAGGATGTGACGGTGGATGGAGTAAGTCAGAGAGCCTCTACAGAGACTAATGGACCAGCAGTGGGATCCAGTGGTACTGCAGCTTCAAATGTTCCTTCTTCTCCCCCTGAG GGCAGGTCACCTTGTAGGGCTTGTCAAAAGCAAACCAAGAAGGACAAGCTCTATGGTGTCTCA GCTCCTACACAGGGGCAGGAGGGCCCTCAGGAGCCGAAAAAGGAGGCAGTGGAAGACAACGTGATTACTGTGGCCAAGGACCCACGATATGCCAGATATCTCAAAATGGTGCAAGTG GGTGTTCCGGTCAtggcaataaaaaacaaaatgcttCTTGAGGGTTTGGACCCCAGTCTTTTAGA TTCACCAGATGCCCCTGTTCCAGACGGTTCTAAGAAGGTGACAGAGGAACAGGATGATGACAGTTCAGGCAGTGAATCGTCTTTCAGCGACTGA
- the washc3 gene encoding WASH complex subunit 3 isoform X2 — translation MDEDGLPIVGSGVDLTKVPAIQQRRVVAFLNQFIVHTVRFLNRFSTVCEEKLATISLRIQQIETTLSILEAKLSSIPGLEDVTVDGVSQRASTETNGPAVGSSGTAASNVPSSPPEAPTQGQEGPQEPKKEAVEDNVITVAKDPRYARYLKMVQVGVPVMAIKNKMLLEGLDPSLLDSPDAPVPDGSKKVTEEQDDDSSGSESSFSD, via the exons GTTCCTGCAATCCAGCAAAGAAGAGTCGTCGCTTTCCTCAATCAGTTCATCGTCCACACGGTCAGGTTCCTCAACCGGTTTTCCACTGTCTGTGAGGAG AAACTTGCAACGATATCTTTACGGATTCAGCAGATTGAAACAACACTCAGCATCTTGGAAGCAAAG CTGTCCTCAATTCCTGGCCTGGAGGATGTGACGGTGGATGGAGTAAGTCAGAGAGCCTCTACAGAGACTAATGGACCAGCAGTGGGATCCAGTGGTACTGCAGCTTCAAATGTTCCTTCTTCTCCCCCTGAG GCTCCTACACAGGGGCAGGAGGGCCCTCAGGAGCCGAAAAAGGAGGCAGTGGAAGACAACGTGATTACTGTGGCCAAGGACCCACGATATGCCAGATATCTCAAAATGGTGCAAGTG GGTGTTCCGGTCAtggcaataaaaaacaaaatgcttCTTGAGGGTTTGGACCCCAGTCTTTTAGA TTCACCAGATGCCCCTGTTCCAGACGGTTCTAAGAAGGTGACAGAGGAACAGGATGATGACAGTTCAGGCAGTGAATCGTCTTTCAGCGACTGA